A single Staphylococcus muscae DNA region contains:
- a CDS encoding nitroreductase family protein, with the protein MTVKNDFEDILMGRRSVKVFDPEVKIPHEEMDEIIRKATKAPSSINMQPWRFVVVESEEGKDKLRPLVQFNTRQNDTSAAMIVIFGDMLNYEYAEDIYGAAVEQGYMPQEIKDDLVGRFVEMYKQLTPAQMNDIVKVDSSLAAMQLMLVARQYGYDTNPIGGFDHASIAETFGLDPERYVPVVIVAIGKGMEEGKRTSRLPVEKIRSYH; encoded by the coding sequence ATGACAGTGAAAAATGATTTTGAAGATATATTAATGGGTCGACGTTCTGTAAAAGTATTCGATCCAGAAGTGAAAATTCCACATGAAGAAATGGATGAAATCATCCGAAAAGCAACGAAAGCACCCTCTTCAATCAACATGCAACCATGGCGTTTTGTTGTTGTTGAATCTGAAGAAGGGAAAGATAAGTTGCGTCCACTCGTTCAGTTTAATACACGTCAAAATGATACATCTGCAGCGATGATTGTTATTTTTGGCGATATGTTAAATTATGAATATGCCGAAGATATTTATGGTGCGGCAGTAGAACAAGGTTATATGCCACAAGAGATTAAAGATGATCTTGTAGGTCGCTTTGTAGAAATGTACAAGCAACTTACACCGGCACAAATGAATGACATCGTCAAAGTTGATAGTAGCTTAGCAGCGATGCAACTGATGCTTGTAGCTCGTCAATACGGTTACGATACAAATCCAATTGGTGGTTTTGATCATGCAAGTATCGCTGAAACATTTGGATTAGATCCAGAACGTTACGTACCTGTTGTCATTGTAGCAATAGGTAAAGGTATGGAAGAAGGTAAGCGTACATCACGCTTACCAGTCGAAAAGATCCGCAGTTATCACTAA
- a CDS encoding ferrated catecholamine ABC transporter substrate-binding lipoprotein SstD produces MKKLGLLVVFAMMLILVACGNNNSSDEKSESKDSSEPKTVEVKNDFMIAGEAEDGSEDKAYKDTVKVPVKPKKAVVFDYGTVDTMKELGLQSSIAALPKGEDNASLPDFLSEFKDEKYENVGSLKEVNYDAVAKVKPDVIFLSSRTANQQTIDELKKAAPKAALVYMGADYSKYVDSMKMNAETLGKIYDKADDVKKLNEDMDKKIADMKKKTKDLDKKAMYLLVNEGELSTYGTGDRFGGIIYDTLGFKPADNNVKSSGHGQNVTNEYVSEKNPDIIFAMDRGQAIGGKSTAKQVLGNDVLKDVKAIKNDEVVEVDPKLWYFASGSVTTTMKQVDELEKGLKLDK; encoded by the coding sequence ATGAAAAAGTTAGGTTTATTAGTTGTATTCGCAATGATGCTTATTTTAGTGGCATGTGGTAATAACAATAGCAGTGATGAAAAATCAGAAAGCAAAGATAGTAGTGAACCAAAAACAGTCGAAGTTAAAAATGACTTTATGATTGCTGGTGAAGCAGAAGACGGCAGCGAAGACAAAGCGTATAAAGATACAGTGAAAGTACCAGTGAAACCTAAAAAAGCAGTTGTATTTGACTACGGTACAGTAGATACAATGAAAGAATTAGGTTTACAAAGTAGTATTGCAGCATTACCAAAAGGTGAAGATAATGCATCATTACCTGACTTTTTATCAGAATTCAAAGATGAGAAATACGAAAATGTAGGTAGCTTAAAAGAAGTGAACTACGATGCAGTAGCAAAAGTAAAACCAGACGTCATCTTTTTATCATCACGTACAGCAAACCAACAAACAATTGATGAGTTAAAAAAAGCAGCACCTAAAGCAGCGCTTGTATACATGGGTGCAGATTACAGCAAGTATGTAGATTCAATGAAAATGAACGCTGAAACACTTGGTAAAATTTATGACAAAGCAGACGATGTTAAAAAGTTAAATGAAGATATGGATAAGAAAATTGCTGACATGAAAAAGAAAACAAAAGACTTAGACAAGAAAGCAATGTACTTATTAGTGAATGAAGGTGAATTATCAACATACGGTACAGGTGACCGTTTCGGTGGTATCATCTATGACACATTAGGTTTTAAACCTGCTGATAACAACGTTAAATCAAGTGGACATGGTCAAAACGTAACGAATGAATATGTGAGCGAGAAAAATCCAGATATCATCTTTGCGATGGACCGTGGACAAGCAATTGGTGGCAAATCAACTGCGAAACAAGTACTTGGTAACGATGTCTTAAAAGATGTTAAAGCCATTAAAAATGATGAAGTTGTAGAAGTTGATCCGAAGTTATGGTACTTCGCATCAGGTTCAGTAACAACAACAATGAAACAAGTTGATGAACTTGAAAAAGGTTTAAAATTAGATAAATAA
- a CDS encoding ABC transporter ATP-binding protein, producing the protein MISIRGLNQSIDNKQILTDINVDVHKGRLTSLIGPNGAGKSTLLSAISRLNDYDSGDIKIEGKRLEDYGDNVLAKQLSILKQTNHTELNITVEQLVNFGRFPYSKGYMKKEDKEKVNEAISLLKLDEIRHRYLKTLSGGQRQRAYIAMTIAQDTDYILLDEPLNNLDMKHSVQIMQTLRELAAFHNKTIIVVLHDINFASVYSDDIVALKDGKIVKAADKRDVIHSSVLRELYEMDVKIETIRGQQICIYFDELPCMYHQIQNKNLAELTGGK; encoded by the coding sequence ATGATTAGCATTCGAGGATTGAATCAATCAATTGATAACAAACAGATATTGACGGATATCAATGTCGATGTACATAAAGGTAGACTCACTTCACTCATCGGGCCGAATGGAGCAGGTAAGAGTACACTGTTGTCAGCGATCAGTCGTTTGAATGATTATGATTCAGGTGATATCAAAATTGAAGGGAAACGCTTAGAAGATTATGGTGATAATGTTTTAGCGAAACAACTTTCGATTTTGAAACAAACGAATCATACAGAGCTGAATATTACGGTTGAACAGCTGGTGAACTTTGGACGCTTCCCTTATTCAAAAGGCTATATGAAAAAAGAAGATAAAGAAAAAGTGAATGAAGCGATTTCGTTGCTCAAGTTGGATGAGATTCGCCATCGATACTTGAAGACGCTATCAGGCGGACAGCGTCAACGTGCTTACATTGCGATGACGATTGCACAAGATACGGATTATATCTTACTCGACGAACCGTTGAATAATCTAGATATGAAACACTCTGTACAAATCATGCAGACGTTACGTGAATTAGCTGCTTTTCATAATAAAACGATTATCGTTGTTTTACACGACATTAACTTTGCATCTGTTTATTCTGATGACATTGTCGCATTGAAGGATGGCAAAATTGTCAAAGCCGCAGATAAACGAGATGTGATTCATTCATCTGTTTTAAGAGAATTATATGAAATGGATGTTAAAATCGAAACAATTCGAGGACAACAAATTTGTATTTATTTTGATGAATTACCATGTATGTATCATCAAATTCAAAATAAAAATTTAGCTGAGTTAACAGGAGGAAAATGA
- a CDS encoding iron chelate uptake ABC transporter family permease subunit gives MSNKPLQKLLILGVVTLVVALGYLLIGIDFEIFEYQLASRLRKFILIILVGAAIAASTVVFQAITVNRLLTPSIMGLDAVYLFSKVLILFVFGTGSIFVTNFYLNFSISLVAMVIFALILFEGIFRVGQFSVYFILLIGVILGTFFRSITGFFELLINPEDFLVVQSAMFANFDASNPKLVTICGVILVILLIVTLIMMPYMDVLLLGRAQAINLGISYSNLTRFLLIIVALMVAIATALVGPITFLGLLTVNLAHELMKTFEHKYMLPATVFISWISLFIAQWIVENLFEATTQISILINLIGGIYFIYLLMRRRTTT, from the coding sequence ATGTCCAATAAACCATTACAAAAGCTACTCATCTTAGGGGTGGTGACACTTGTTGTTGCGCTAGGTTATTTGTTAATCGGTATTGATTTTGAAATATTTGAATACCAATTGGCGAGTCGTCTGCGTAAATTCATATTGATTATCCTTGTAGGCGCTGCAATTGCGGCATCCACGGTTGTTTTCCAAGCGATTACAGTCAATCGTTTACTAACGCCGTCAATCATGGGATTAGATGCAGTTTATCTATTTAGTAAAGTATTGATATTATTTGTGTTTGGCACAGGTTCCATCTTCGTTACAAACTTTTATTTAAACTTTTCAATCTCACTTGTCGCTATGGTTATTTTTGCGCTGATATTATTCGAAGGGATTTTCAGAGTTGGACAATTCTCTGTGTATTTTATTCTCTTAATTGGTGTCATACTCGGGACATTCTTCCGTAGTATTACAGGATTCTTTGAGTTATTAATTAACCCAGAAGATTTCCTTGTCGTACAAAGTGCGATGTTCGCCAATTTTGATGCATCGAATCCGAAACTTGTAACAATTTGTGGTGTGATTCTTGTCATATTACTGATTGTGACACTCATTATGATGCCTTACATGGATGTATTGTTGCTCGGACGTGCGCAAGCGATAAACTTAGGGATTTCATACAGTAATCTGACACGTTTCTTATTGATTATCGTGGCGTTGATGGTTGCGATTGCGACTGCTTTAGTGGGTCCAATTACATTTCTCGGATTGCTGACAGTGAACTTGGCACATGAGTTGATGAAAACATTTGAACACAAATATATGTTACCAGCGACGGTATTTATTAGCTGGATTAGCTTATTTATTGCACAGTGGATCGTAGAGAATCTCTTTGAAGCAACGACGCAAATTAGTATTTTAATTAATTTAATTGGTGGTATTTACTTTATTTATCTATTGATGAGAAGGAGGACAACAACATGA
- a CDS encoding ABC transporter permease, producing MRNLMNGYVLFAVLCVLTVCSLFIGVSSVPISALFTFNDHQLNILFASRIPRTVSILISGSTLALAGLIMQQMMQNKFVSPTTAGTMEWAKLGILISLLFFPSQHILVKLGFAVVCSVGGTFLFVQMIQRIKFKDVIFVPLIGIMLGGIVSSFSTFLALRTNAVQSLGNWLNGNFAVITSGRYEILYLSIPLLILTYVFANQFTIAGMGRDFSRNLGLNYDLIMNIGLFITATITALVVVTVGTLPFLGLIVPNVVSIFRGDHLKNALPHTAMLGAIFVLFSDILGRVIVYPYEINIGLTIGVFGTFIFIIMLIRGRRHYVQ from the coding sequence ATGCGTAATTTAATGAATGGCTATGTGTTGTTTGCAGTACTCTGTGTTCTGACTGTGTGTTCATTGTTTATTGGTGTGAGTAGTGTGCCGATTAGTGCGCTATTTACATTCAATGACCATCAACTTAATATTTTGTTCGCAAGTCGAATCCCACGTACGGTGAGTATTTTAATCTCAGGAAGTACGTTGGCACTTGCAGGTTTGATTATGCAACAAATGATGCAGAACAAGTTTGTGAGTCCAACGACTGCAGGCACAATGGAATGGGCAAAGTTAGGGATACTAATCTCACTGCTGTTTTTCCCATCACAACATATTCTTGTGAAACTCGGTTTTGCAGTTGTGTGTAGTGTAGGTGGAACATTCCTATTCGTCCAAATGATTCAACGTATTAAGTTTAAAGATGTCATCTTTGTTCCGCTGATCGGGATTATGTTAGGTGGAATCGTTTCAAGTTTTTCAACATTTTTAGCATTGCGTACAAACGCAGTTCAAAGTCTTGGAAACTGGTTAAACGGCAACTTTGCAGTGATCACGAGTGGTCGTTATGAGATTCTCTATCTCAGCATCCCGCTACTCATACTTACATATGTTTTTGCCAATCAATTTACCATTGCGGGTATGGGACGTGACTTCAGTAGAAACTTAGGATTGAATTATGATCTTATCATGAATATCGGTTTGTTTATTACGGCGACAATTACAGCATTAGTTGTAGTAACGGTCGGAACATTGCCGTTTTTAGGGTTAATCGTTCCGAATGTTGTGTCTATCTTTCGTGGAGATCATTTGAAGAATGCATTGCCACATACAGCAATGCTCGGTGCGATATTCGTATTATTCTCGGACATTTTAGGACGTGTCATCGTGTACCCATATGAGATTAATATCGGCTTAACGATTGGTGTTTTCGGGACATTCATCTTTATCATCATGTTGATAAGGGGGCGACGTCATTATGTCCAATAA
- a CDS encoding LrgB family protein → MTTLQTITMIALTIVMYIIAKKLYNKFKSPILNPALVASLGVIAILLLFQIDYHTYMVGGKWINHLLSCTVVCLAYPLYVNRHKIVKNFKTIFMSVVTAVILNFSLIFFSLKLLGYHREEIVTLLPRSITAAVGIQVSHQLGGEDTITIMFIIATGLLGSMLGAFLIRMTHFKSAIARGMTFGNASHAFGTARALEMDLESGAFSSIGMILSAVLSSVMLPVLLMLFY, encoded by the coding sequence ATGACAACGTTGCAAACCATAACAATGATTGCGCTCACAATCGTTATGTATATCATTGCGAAAAAGCTTTATAACAAGTTCAAGTCACCAATCTTGAACCCCGCGTTGGTGGCATCTCTTGGTGTGATAGCCATACTTCTTCTATTCCAAATAGACTATCATACCTACATGGTTGGCGGTAAATGGATTAATCATTTACTGAGCTGTACTGTGGTATGCCTGGCATACCCGTTGTATGTAAACAGACATAAGATCGTAAAAAACTTTAAAACTATCTTCATGAGTGTCGTAACAGCAGTCATTTTGAACTTTTCCCTGATATTTTTCTCACTCAAATTACTCGGTTACCATCGTGAAGAGATTGTGACACTATTACCCCGTTCGATTACCGCAGCAGTCGGTATTCAAGTGTCACATCAACTCGGCGGTGAAGATACCATCACCATCATGTTCATCATCGCCACTGGCTTACTCGGAAGTATGTTAGGTGCCTTTTTAATCCGCATGACACATTTCAAATCTGCCATTGCGCGTGGTATGACTTTTGGAAATGCTTCTCATGCCTTTGGGACTGCCCGAGCCCTAGAGATGGATTTGGAATCTGGTGCATTTAGTTCGATAGGGATGATACTCTCTGCCGTATTGAGCTCAGTCATGCTTCCCGTATTATTAATGTTGTTTTATTAA
- a CDS encoding CidA/LrgA family protein has translation MTVLKYLNVIWQISLIYGITRLGSWLQTFFHVPLAGSIVGLILFYVLLQLKIVRVSWVKDGANFLLATMVFFFVPSVIGVMDVITKIDMNFIIFFALVAIGTILVALTSGIVAEKMTMGKVFDKGPHRHI, from the coding sequence ATGACTGTATTGAAGTACTTAAATGTGATATGGCAAATTTCCCTGATTTACGGTATCACACGTCTAGGTAGTTGGCTTCAAACTTTTTTCCATGTGCCTTTAGCAGGAAGCATTGTAGGACTCATCCTATTCTATGTATTACTGCAACTCAAAATTGTTCGCGTATCGTGGGTAAAAGATGGTGCAAATTTCCTACTCGCAACAATGGTGTTTTTCTTCGTTCCATCTGTGATAGGTGTGATGGACGTCATCACTAAGATTGATATGAACTTTATTATCTTTTTCGCATTAGTTGCCATTGGTACGATACTCGTCGCATTAACTTCAGGAATAGTGGCTGAAAAGATGACGATGGGTAAAGTCTTCGATAAAGGACCCCATCGACATATATGA
- the cidR gene encoding cidABC operon transcriptional activator CidR has product MDIKQMTYFVEVVKQGGMTRAAETLYIAQPTISKAIKELEAELGEPLFDRTKRQLSLTDVGRVFFDKASEILLLYENLPSAIQSILGVETGHISIALSAIMDMPRFTEVLGLFHQRYPNVTFNLVENGGKTIEAKVFNGDINLGVTSLPVDSTRFDAFPLYAERFQVVVHRSHRLAQQEVVSLVDLQNEDFILFNEDFYLNDRIIAATRKAGFVPNIVSRISQWHFIEHLLTAKMGISILPETICRIIRQNEDVRVIQLEDETLHWEMGVIWKKGTPLNHAAKTFLDYLNIHLPLTEGVQTDDI; this is encoded by the coding sequence ATGGATATTAAACAGATGACGTATTTTGTAGAAGTTGTGAAACAAGGTGGCATGACACGTGCGGCAGAGACTTTGTATATCGCACAGCCAACCATCAGTAAGGCGATTAAAGAATTAGAAGCAGAGTTGGGTGAGCCACTCTTTGATCGAACGAAGCGACAATTGAGTTTAACGGATGTAGGGCGTGTATTTTTCGATAAAGCATCTGAAATTTTGTTGCTCTACGAAAACTTACCGAGTGCAATTCAAAGTATATTAGGTGTTGAAACAGGTCATATTTCGATTGCGCTATCTGCTATTATGGACATGCCACGGTTCACAGAAGTGCTAGGACTCTTCCACCAAAGATACCCGAATGTGACATTCAATCTTGTAGAGAATGGTGGAAAAACGATAGAAGCAAAAGTGTTTAACGGGGACATTAACTTAGGTGTTACATCACTTCCAGTTGATAGTACACGTTTTGATGCTTTCCCGCTCTATGCGGAACGATTCCAAGTTGTTGTACATCGGTCACATCGTCTCGCACAACAAGAAGTTGTGTCGCTCGTTGACTTGCAAAATGAAGACTTTATTCTTTTCAATGAAGATTTCTATTTGAATGATCGCATTATTGCTGCGACACGAAAAGCAGGGTTTGTACCGAATATTGTGTCCCGTATTTCACAATGGCATTTTATCGAACATTTATTAACTGCAAAAATGGGCATTAGCATCTTACCAGAGACGATTTGTCGTATTATTCGTCAAAATGAAGATGTGCGTGTGATTCAGCTGGAAGACGAGACGTTGCATTGGGAAATGGGTGTGATTTGGAAGAAAGGAACACCACTCAATCATGCAGCAAAGACATTTTTAGATTACTTAAATATTCACTTGCCATTAACAGAAGGCGTACAAACAGACGATATATAG
- a CDS encoding DUF488 domain-containing protein, translated as MTIKIERIYNKQPSKGLRILVDRVWPRGVSKKAAQLDQWLKEVGPTKELRQWFDHDPDKFESFKEKYISELQHNDKQHAAYQELVDMISSTDETPILLYAAKDTTYNHAIILRDCLEHNTIKAQ; from the coding sequence ATGACAATCAAAATTGAACGTATCTACAACAAGCAACCGAGCAAAGGTTTGCGTATTTTAGTAGACCGTGTATGGCCACGTGGTGTATCGAAAAAAGCAGCCCAACTCGATCAATGGCTCAAAGAAGTAGGCCCTACTAAAGAACTCAGGCAGTGGTTCGATCATGATCCTGATAAGTTTGAGTCATTTAAAGAAAAATACATCTCCGAACTTCAACATAACGACAAGCAACATGCCGCATACCAAGAACTTGTAGACATGATTAGTTCAACTGACGAAACACCAATCCTACTTTATGCTGCCAAAGATACAACATACAATCATGCCATCATCTTACGTGATTGTTTAGAACACAACACGATAAAAGCGCAATAG
- a CDS encoding universal stress protein: protein MYNNILVPYDFGNSFKNVPEQLVNLTQANDKSNIVIFNVISETELANYVRYQGKHFDDVVKEKEEELKPFLDKLEALNLAYKVKFTTGTATKEIVTEVEQGDYDLVVMSNKRSEVDIKHVLGHVTHKIAKRVNIPVLIVK from the coding sequence ATGTATAACAACATTCTTGTACCATATGACTTTGGAAATAGCTTCAAAAATGTACCAGAACAACTCGTGAACTTAACGCAAGCGAATGACAAAAGTAATATTGTCATCTTCAATGTTATTTCTGAAACAGAATTAGCAAATTATGTACGTTATCAAGGCAAACATTTTGATGATGTGGTTAAAGAAAAAGAAGAAGAACTAAAGCCTTTCTTAGATAAGCTCGAAGCATTGAACTTGGCTTATAAAGTTAAGTTCACAACAGGTACAGCAACAAAAGAAATTGTTACCGAAGTTGAACAAGGCGATTATGACCTTGTTGTGATGAGTAATAAGCGTTCAGAAGTGGACATCAAGCACGTTTTAGGACATGTGACGCACAAAATTGCGAAACGTGTGAATATCCCAGTATTGATCGTTAAATAA
- a CDS encoding cation diffusion facilitator family transporter, whose translation MARHQYFHHVEHRKQQTHSKSTLWLSLIITLVFTVVEFVGGLVSNSLALLSDSFHMLSDVAALGLSMVAIYFASRPPTSRYTFGFLRLEILAAFLNGLALVLISLWIFYEAVIRMIYPKLIDSQLMLGVAIIGLLVNIILTVILVRSLKAENNINIQSALWHFIGDLLNSVGVIVAVILIHLTGIQLIDPILSIVIALVILRGGYKIMHNTWQILMEAVPEGLDIDDIIDTMTSVEGVLDVHEFHLWSITTEHHSLSAHVVLESLDSIDAYETINELEQLLKEKYHLAHTTLQVEHLDINHLDAQYFEHMRQ comes from the coding sequence ATGGCAAGACATCAATATTTTCATCATGTCGAGCATCGAAAACAACAAACGCATTCTAAGTCGACATTGTGGCTCTCACTCATTATTACGCTCGTGTTTACGGTCGTTGAATTTGTAGGGGGACTTGTGTCCAATTCATTGGCATTGCTGTCGGACTCGTTTCATATGTTGAGCGACGTTGCAGCACTTGGGTTATCTATGGTTGCCATTTATTTTGCGAGTCGTCCACCAACGTCACGTTACACATTTGGTTTTTTACGCTTAGAGATCTTGGCAGCCTTTCTCAATGGATTAGCACTTGTATTAATCTCACTGTGGATTTTTTACGAAGCTGTTATTCGAATGATTTATCCAAAGCTAATCGATAGCCAGCTAATGCTAGGTGTAGCAATAATCGGTTTGCTTGTGAATATCATTCTAACAGTGATCCTCGTACGTTCACTCAAGGCGGAAAATAACATCAATATTCAAAGTGCACTTTGGCATTTTATAGGGGATTTGTTGAATTCAGTAGGCGTTATCGTAGCTGTGATCCTCATTCATTTGACGGGTATTCAATTGATTGACCCCATTTTAAGTATTGTCATCGCACTCGTTATTTTACGTGGAGGCTATAAAATTATGCACAATACATGGCAAATTCTGATGGAAGCTGTACCAGAAGGATTGGATATTGATGATATTATCGATACGATGACGTCGGTTGAAGGAGTGTTAGATGTCCATGAATTTCATCTATGGTCTATTACAACGGAGCATCATTCGTTAAGTGCGCACGTTGTATTGGAAAGTCTTGATAGTATCGATGCTTATGAAACAATTAATGAACTCGAGCAGTTGCTGAAAGAAAAATATCATTTGGCGCATACGACGTTACAAGTAGAACATCTCGACATCAATCACCTTGATGCACAATATTTTGAACATATGCGACAATAG
- a CDS encoding ABC transporter permease, with the protein MNSLANIIHVSLLSIMKNKRRNIFTMIGIIIGIAAVITIMSLGNGFKKTANEEFSNAGASKGAALINYFAKDPNAPNRDPFTESDMELARQVKGVKDARVKEDDTFGLSSKASTEKKETDIAVVKKTSVTSPEEGEGFTEDDNLMENRVATISSNVADELFKGNAVGKTIYIDGMGFEVVGIQNNGQIQNAVSIPTRTVKHYLPNLKPDAPQLEILFDEKQNKKKIANQVAKKLNQSGSAAGLGEYQYTDLEEMMKSIGKIFDSITYFVAAVAGISLFIAGIGVMNVMYISVAERTEEIAIRRAFGAKSRHIEFQFLIESVILCLIGGIIGLLLGILLASLVDALTPEYIKSAVSLGSILLAVGVSTLIGVVFGWIPARSASKKELIDIIK; encoded by the coding sequence ATGAATAGTTTAGCGAATATCATTCATGTATCTCTGTTATCAATTATGAAGAATAAACGGCGCAATATTTTTACGATGATTGGGATTATTATCGGGATTGCAGCCGTTATTACGATTATGTCGTTGGGGAATGGTTTCAAGAAGACGGCGAATGAAGAGTTTAGCAATGCTGGTGCGTCCAAAGGGGCAGCATTGATCAATTACTTTGCGAAAGACCCGAATGCGCCGAACCGTGATCCATTTACGGAAAGTGATATGGAGTTGGCACGCCAAGTGAAAGGTGTCAAGGATGCTCGTGTGAAAGAAGACGACACGTTTGGCTTGTCTTCTAAGGCTAGCACTGAAAAGAAAGAAACAGACATTGCTGTCGTGAAGAAAACATCTGTAACGAGCCCAGAAGAAGGGGAAGGTTTTACAGAAGATGATAATCTGATGGAAAATCGTGTTGCGACGATATCATCGAATGTGGCAGATGAGTTGTTTAAAGGTAACGCAGTGGGCAAGACGATTTATATTGATGGCATGGGATTTGAAGTTGTCGGTATTCAAAATAATGGACAGATCCAAAATGCGGTAAGCATACCGACACGAACAGTGAAGCATTATTTACCGAATCTCAAGCCGGATGCGCCACAGTTAGAAATATTATTTGACGAAAAGCAAAACAAGAAAAAAATTGCCAATCAAGTTGCTAAAAAGCTCAATCAAAGTGGCTCAGCAGCAGGACTCGGTGAATATCAATATACTGACTTAGAAGAAATGATGAAGAGCATTGGTAAAATCTTTGACTCTATCACATATTTCGTCGCAGCTGTCGCAGGTATTTCACTCTTCATTGCAGGTATTGGTGTAATGAATGTGATGTATATTTCCGTTGCAGAACGAACGGAAGAAATTGCGATTCGTCGTGCATTTGGTGCGAAGAGTCGACACATCGAATTCCAATTCTTAATTGAAAGTGTAATTCTCTGTCTCATCGGTGGTATCATTGGACTGCTACTCGGTATCTTGTTGGCATCGTTAGTTGACGCGCTGACACCGGAATATATTAAGAGTGCCGTAAGTCTCGGTTCTATCTTATTAGCTGTTGGTGTCTCGACATTAATCGGTGTGGTTTTCGGTTGGATTCCAGCACGTTCCGCTTCCAAAAAAGAATTAATCGATATTATTAAATAG
- a CDS encoding ABC transporter ATP-binding protein gives MIELVDVNRHFKNGNETNHILKDINLRIEAGEFVAIMGPSGSGKSTLINILGFIDRGYDGDYQFGGANYKEKSDNALAEIRNETVGFVFQNFKLIQNNTILENVSIPLLYAGLGARQRKQRVIDVLHQVGLYDKENLVPNKLSGGQQQRVAIARAIVNQPKFIIADEPTGALDSKTSQDIMDLFLQLNKERGTTMIVVTHDPRVAEQADRVIHILDGRIQREEVNQHE, from the coding sequence ATGATAGAACTAGTAGATGTGAATCGTCACTTCAAGAATGGTAACGAAACGAATCATATTTTAAAGGATATTAACTTGCGCATAGAAGCGGGAGAGTTTGTAGCGATTATGGGGCCATCTGGTTCGGGTAAGAGTACTTTGATTAACATTCTTGGTTTTATCGATCGTGGCTATGATGGTGACTACCAATTCGGAGGTGCCAACTACAAAGAAAAATCAGACAATGCGTTGGCTGAGATTCGAAATGAAACAGTTGGCTTCGTCTTTCAAAACTTCAAATTGATTCAAAATAATACAATTTTGGAGAATGTTAGTATCCCGTTATTGTATGCCGGGTTAGGTGCACGTCAGCGGAAGCAACGTGTCATTGACGTGTTGCATCAAGTTGGACTGTATGACAAAGAGAACCTTGTTCCAAACAAGCTCTCAGGTGGGCAACAACAACGTGTCGCCATTGCACGTGCGATTGTTAATCAACCGAAGTTTATTATTGCCGATGAACCGACGGGGGCATTAGATTCCAAAACGTCTCAAGACATTATGGATTTATTTTTACAGCTGAATAAGGAACGTGGAACGACGATGATTGTCGTGACGCATGATCCTAGAGTGGCAGAACAAGCAGATCGTGTGATTCATATTTTAGACGGCCGGATTCAGCGAGAAGAGGTGAACCAGCATGAATAG